A part of Thiomicrorhabdus sediminis genomic DNA contains:
- a CDS encoding chalcone isomerase family protein, protein MYIKAGFFNVISAILMSLFLNISYASDAWQKAEPGAQKNEKWQMVSQATATWLWVDIYQASLFLPEYANAGKLFKQQLLNDSIAVKLRLCYQRDLTASQIITAAEKILPQNLTEQVSTEVERLHRSYRDVGSGDCYALEHFNNGITQLSLNSEPLFETEAKGFKQAYFGIWLGAESLSQDLKQSLLEVF, encoded by the coding sequence ATGTACATCAAAGCAGGCTTTTTTAATGTCATTAGCGCCATCTTAATGAGTTTATTTTTGAATATCTCTTATGCTAGTGATGCATGGCAAAAAGCAGAGCCAGGTGCACAAAAAAACGAAAAATGGCAAATGGTTTCCCAAGCGACAGCAACATGGTTGTGGGTAGACATTTATCAGGCAAGCTTATTTTTGCCTGAGTATGCCAATGCCGGAAAGTTGTTCAAGCAGCAGTTATTGAATGATTCGATTGCTGTTAAGTTAAGGCTTTGTTATCAACGTGATTTGACTGCTTCACAAATCATAACCGCAGCGGAAAAAATATTACCGCAAAACCTAACTGAACAGGTATCAACCGAGGTTGAAAGGTTACATCGGAGTTATCGTGATGTAGGCAGTGGGGATTGTTATGCCTTAGAGCACTTCAATAATGGCATTACCCAGTTGAGTCTGAACTCCGAGCCATTGTTTGAAACCGAAGCTAAAGGGTTCAAGCAGGCTTATTTCGGTATCTGGTTGGGAGCAGAGTCATTATCGCAAGATTTAAAGCAGAGTTTGCTTGAAGTGTTTTAA
- a CDS encoding MerR family transcriptional regulator translates to MSHDKALYPIREIARLTGVSPITLRAWERRYDLIEPVRTDSGHRLYNQAHIDYINEAVELTKQGVAISKVKAILAEREQQRLSTLDRDENSFVDELINASRACNDSKIKELLFQLYAEFWHEQIQQVLFKVTFALTEEQSAVRLLWQNSVLPLLFSRVYQANKQARLSQSNKIMLIGAGQADLDGQLIQAIISNEVVAIGAKPVIGRRLKSSPSTDKLLLNELKALHCGIVLVYAVTDASNQLSEWLKWAKNHQSIEVLFVSEEQIELTNQPVNFATFRFADGIVLN, encoded by the coding sequence ATGAGTCATGACAAGGCACTTTATCCAATCAGGGAAATAGCAAGGTTGACCGGTGTCAGTCCGATTACCTTGCGTGCATGGGAGCGTCGTTATGACCTAATTGAACCGGTTCGCACCGATAGCGGTCATCGACTCTATAATCAAGCGCATATTGATTATATCAATGAAGCCGTTGAGCTGACTAAACAAGGTGTTGCGATTAGTAAAGTGAAAGCCATTTTGGCTGAGCGTGAGCAGCAGAGACTTAGTACCTTAGACCGAGATGAGAACAGCTTTGTAGATGAGTTGATCAACGCGAGTCGTGCCTGTAATGACAGCAAAATCAAAGAGTTACTTTTTCAGTTATATGCAGAATTCTGGCATGAACAGATTCAGCAGGTTCTTTTTAAGGTCACTTTTGCTTTGACTGAAGAGCAAAGTGCGGTCAGATTGCTCTGGCAAAACAGTGTCTTACCATTATTGTTCAGTAGAGTTTACCAAGCGAATAAACAAGCCAGATTGAGTCAATCTAATAAGATCATGCTTATCGGAGCCGGACAAGCAGACTTAGACGGTCAGTTGATTCAGGCGATTATCAGCAATGAGGTGGTTGCCATAGGTGCCAAACCCGTCATAGGTAGAAGGCTTAAATCAAGCCCAAGCACAGATAAGCTATTGTTAAACGAATTAAAAGCGCTACATTGCGGGATTGTGCTTGTCTATGCTGTAACCGATGCAAGCAACCAGCTTTCTGAATGGCTAAAATGGGCGAAAAATCACCAGTCTATTGAGGTACTGTTTGTCAGCGAAGAGCAAATAGAATTGACCAATCAACCGGTTAACTTTGCAACCTTTAGGTTCGCAGACGGGATTGTTTTGAACTAG
- a CDS encoding PAS domain-containing protein, giving the protein MKDPKLRNNLLLQLVENAQDGVVVSEKEGDDTILIYVNPAFEKLTGYSADEILYQDCRFLQGDDRKQQAVEQIRQAIDKKEPLRTIIKNYRKDGSAFWNELSITPFFDEVDELEYFIGIQKDVSEEVVLKEKLAQAESKIALLEAELATLKNA; this is encoded by the coding sequence ATGAAAGATCCTAAACTGAGAAATAATCTATTACTGCAACTTGTTGAAAATGCTCAGGATGGTGTAGTCGTCTCTGAAAAAGAAGGGGATGACACCATTTTGATTTATGTCAATCCTGCTTTTGAGAAGCTGACCGGCTACAGTGCGGACGAGATCCTTTATCAAGATTGCCGTTTTCTGCAAGGAGATGACCGCAAACAACAAGCGGTCGAACAGATTAGACAAGCCATTGATAAAAAAGAACCTCTCAGAACCATTATTAAAAACTACCGCAAAGATGGCAGCGCTTTCTGGAATGAGCTGAGTATCACCCCCTTCTTTGATGAAGTTGATGAACTGGAGTACTTTATCGGTATTCAAAAAGATGTCAGCGAAGAAGTCGTGCTAAAGGAAAAATTGGCTCAGGCTGAGAGCAAAATTGCCTTACTGGAGGCTGAACTAGCCACGCTGAAAAACGCTTAA
- a CDS encoding LysR family transcriptional regulator, whose protein sequence is MLNITFNQIRLFATVARHKSFTKAAKELSISQPAVSSQLKKLAESIGDPLIEVVGRKVYLTPIGETTYQQFQILLEDFEDFNTRLRTAQTDNLEGDLVIAGVSASKYFLPFIIAEFLKEHPKVKPKLSILSKADTHKSLQNQEHELVISGRVIENIDAKFEPFANHTLAVVAHPNSRLHDHAKLSLKSLLKQNLILPTTETSVRKAIDEVFADAGLTLEPYMELSSYESIKQSIMAGLGVGILSTDAFRLEEHTGHLIRLNVSDFPIEKHWYYAVHNNTQLSTVALAFIEFLNRASIETHIKQIYSPNL, encoded by the coding sequence ATGCTCAATATAACCTTTAATCAAATTCGTCTGTTTGCCACGGTAGCCCGTCACAAAAGCTTTACCAAAGCCGCTAAAGAACTGAGCATATCTCAACCGGCGGTATCCAGCCAATTGAAAAAACTCGCCGAATCGATTGGAGACCCCTTAATTGAAGTGGTCGGTCGCAAGGTCTACCTCACCCCGATTGGTGAAACCACCTATCAACAATTTCAGATACTGTTGGAAGATTTCGAAGACTTCAACACCCGCTTACGCACCGCTCAAACCGACAATCTTGAAGGTGACCTGGTCATTGCCGGAGTGTCGGCAAGCAAATACTTCCTACCGTTTATTATTGCCGAATTCTTAAAAGAACACCCTAAGGTAAAACCTAAGCTGTCTATTTTAAGCAAGGCCGACACCCACAAAAGCTTGCAAAACCAAGAACATGAACTGGTGATAAGCGGTCGAGTCATCGAAAATATCGATGCGAAATTTGAGCCTTTTGCCAACCACACCCTAGCGGTTGTTGCCCACCCGAACTCAAGACTGCACGATCACGCCAAACTGAGTTTAAAAAGTTTGTTAAAGCAAAATCTGATTCTGCCTACAACCGAAACCAGTGTGCGCAAGGCGATTGATGAAGTCTTTGCCGATGCCGGTCTGACCTTAGAACCTTATATGGAACTGAGCAGTTATGAATCGATTAAGCAATCGATTATGGCCGGGCTGGGTGTCGGTATTCTATCAACCGATGCCTTCCGTCTGGAAGAGCATACCGGCCACTTAATACGTTTGAATGTTAGTGATTTTCCAATCGAAAAACACTGGTACTACGCTGTTCACAATAACACACAGCTTTCGACAGTCGCGCTAGCCTTTATCGAGTTTTTAAACCGCGCTTCAATCGAAACCCATATCAAACAGATTTACAGCCCTAACCTGTAA
- a CDS encoding nitric oxide reductase activation protein NorD, whose product MNEELLAEYQQKFTCGFPQAKEVFPACIIDAHNTLSPEGVKAYMDGANFICKIGMGVEPVLIYLEIMPEIARHIGRGTMKMVADYSYQLARSPNKKALIPFLNSLSSICRRIDTVEELQTYFDILEEYIDKTQTVIHGHHSIHESPGMVPLLESMPQLISKLCLNGIRNFIDYGARNYLNAPEEQIAYFQLESQDARSIITRERKGTTFKDVERHLNMLKECMWEVDLPFQTFATAFDQLRKPVPYLDDHIIAVPDVYTEDNGVSGLDRYRATLAHMMAHKTWSGQLMADNYAPHMQLFVSIFEDCRVEYLAIQRYPGLKKLFLDLHPYPEKGACDDSKQSCLRYRATRLSRALLDENFDPENPLLEDFRQRFHAVMQEKGENSTSADMLELGIDFYVKTRKQSSDSLPDIFFDNTEVSYRDDNRCIWFYYEEYDEPDEIDTNEYEPEDRVVDDGNSLPPRHYDEWDYLSESYRPDWATVYERLHPSGNVAKIDSLMDKHDGLAKRLKKMIEMLKPQNKKRIRFQEEGEELDLDVALRSIIDFKSGQAPDPRINYSHTTDSRNIAVMLLVDTSQSLNERVEGGSQTLLELSQEALAIMSWTVDKLGDKFAIAGFSSDTRHDVRYQHIKGYSERYTDEVKARIAAMEASYSTRMGAAMRHAAHYLEAQEAEKKLMLILTDGEPADIDAKDPKMLIHDTHKAVEELKGKGIYSYCITLDPNADEYVETIFDSHYTVIDDVEKLPEQLPQVFMKLTH is encoded by the coding sequence ATGAATGAAGAATTATTAGCCGAATATCAGCAGAAATTCACTTGCGGATTCCCGCAGGCCAAAGAGGTCTTCCCTGCTTGTATTATTGATGCCCATAACACCTTGTCACCGGAAGGCGTTAAGGCCTATATGGATGGCGCCAATTTCATCTGTAAAATCGGTATGGGCGTTGAGCCGGTATTGATTTATCTTGAAATCATGCCGGAAATCGCACGTCATATCGGGCGTGGAACCATGAAAATGGTCGCTGATTATTCTTATCAATTGGCGCGCAGCCCGAATAAAAAGGCGTTAATTCCGTTTTTAAATTCTTTAAGCAGTATTTGTCGCCGTATCGATACGGTTGAGGAATTACAAACTTATTTCGATATTCTTGAAGAATATATCGATAAAACCCAGACCGTCATTCATGGCCATCACTCTATCCATGAAAGCCCGGGAATGGTACCTTTATTGGAATCCATGCCACAACTGATCTCTAAGCTGTGTCTGAATGGTATCCGCAACTTTATTGATTATGGTGCGCGCAATTACCTGAATGCTCCGGAAGAACAGATTGCCTATTTCCAGCTTGAGTCACAAGATGCACGCAGCATTATCACTCGTGAACGCAAAGGCACCACCTTCAAGGATGTCGAACGTCATTTGAATATGCTGAAAGAGTGTATGTGGGAAGTGGATTTACCATTCCAGACGTTTGCGACCGCTTTTGACCAATTGCGTAAACCGGTGCCTTATCTGGACGATCATATTATTGCCGTACCGGACGTCTATACCGAAGACAATGGCGTGAGTGGACTAGATCGTTACCGTGCCACTCTGGCGCATATGATGGCGCATAAGACTTGGTCCGGTCAGCTAATGGCCGATAACTATGCGCCACACATGCAACTGTTTGTCTCGATTTTTGAAGACTGTCGTGTCGAGTATCTGGCGATTCAACGTTATCCGGGTCTGAAAAAACTGTTTTTGGATCTGCACCCTTACCCTGAAAAAGGTGCTTGTGACGATTCAAAACAGTCATGTCTACGTTATCGTGCGACCCGTTTATCCCGAGCGTTGCTCGATGAAAACTTCGATCCGGAAAACCCGTTACTGGAAGATTTTCGTCAGCGTTTTCATGCCGTCATGCAAGAGAAAGGTGAAAACTCGACCTCGGCCGATATGCTCGAATTGGGAATTGATTTCTATGTCAAAACCCGTAAGCAGAGCTCGGACAGTTTACCGGATATTTTCTTCGACAATACCGAAGTCTCCTACCGCGATGATAACCGTTGTATCTGGTTCTATTATGAAGAGTACGATGAGCCGGATGAGATCGATACCAATGAGTATGAGCCGGAAGACCGAGTGGTCGATGACGGTAACAGCCTGCCACCCCGTCACTATGACGAGTGGGATTACCTGTCGGAAAGCTATCGACCTGATTGGGCGACGGTTTACGAGCGCCTGCACCCAAGTGGTAATGTCGCAAAAATCGATAGCTTGATGGATAAGCACGATGGCCTCGCCAAACGCCTGAAAAAGATGATCGAGATGCTCAAACCGCAGAACAAGAAACGCATCCGCTTCCAAGAAGAAGGCGAAGAGCTTGATTTGGATGTCGCATTGCGTTCGATTATCGATTTCAAGAGCGGCCAGGCACCAGATCCGCGTATCAACTACAGCCACACCACCGACAGTCGAAATATCGCGGTGATGTTGCTGGTGGATACCTCTCAATCGTTGAATGAACGTGTTGAAGGCGGTAGCCAGACCTTGCTTGAATTATCCCAGGAAGCCTTGGCGATTATGTCTTGGACAGTGGATAAGCTCGGTGATAAATTCGCCATTGCCGGTTTCAGTTCGGATACCCGCCATGACGTACGTTACCAACACATCAAAGGCTATTCGGAGCGCTATACCGATGAGGTTAAGGCTCGTATTGCCGCGATGGAAGCGTCTTATTCGACACGCATGGGAGCCGCCATGCGTCATGCGGCACACTATCTTGAAGCGCAGGAAGCGGAGAAAAAACTGATGCTGATCTTGACCGACGGCGAACCGGCGGATATCGATGCCAAAGACCCGAAGATGCTGATTCACGACACCCATAAAGCGGTGGAAGAGCTAAAGGGCAAAGGCATTTACTCTTACTGCATCACTTTGGATCCCAATGCTGACGAGTATGTTGAAACCATCTTCGATAGCCACTATACAGTGATTGACGATGTGGAAAAACTGCCGGAGCAGTTGCCACAGGTATTTATGAAATTGACGCACTAA
- a CDS encoding CbbQ/NirQ/NorQ/GpvN family protein, giving the protein MDISQYKIDNEPFYDAQSNEVELYQAAYDARLPVMVKGPTGCGKSRFVEHMAWKLGKPIITVSCNEDITASDLVGRYLLDANGTRWVDGPLTMAARYGAICYLDEIVEARQDTMVVIHALTDHRRELSLDKKGELIKAHPDFQLVISYNPGYQSLMKDLKQSTKQRFCALDFDYADAQTEAHILQKEGGVNEETAKKLVQIGETARNLKGHGLDEGISTRLMVYAATLINKGIDPVEACKMALVRPITDDADIRETLDNAITLIFG; this is encoded by the coding sequence ATGGATATTTCACAATATAAAATCGATAACGAACCTTTTTACGATGCGCAGTCAAACGAAGTTGAACTTTATCAAGCCGCTTATGACGCTCGTCTACCGGTCATGGTAAAAGGCCCGACAGGTTGCGGTAAGTCTCGCTTTGTTGAACATATGGCATGGAAACTGGGCAAGCCGATCATCACCGTGTCTTGTAACGAAGATATTACCGCTTCGGATTTAGTCGGTCGTTACCTATTGGATGCCAACGGTACCCGCTGGGTTGATGGTCCTTTGACTATGGCCGCTCGTTACGGCGCTATCTGTTATTTGGATGAGATTGTTGAAGCACGTCAAGACACGATGGTTGTTATCCACGCCTTAACCGACCATCGTCGTGAATTGTCTTTGGATAAAAAAGGGGAACTGATCAAAGCGCATCCTGATTTCCAATTGGTTATCTCCTATAACCCAGGTTATCAGTCGCTAATGAAAGACCTTAAGCAATCCACCAAACAACGCTTCTGTGCACTTGATTTTGATTACGCCGATGCACAAACCGAAGCTCATATCCTGCAAAAAGAAGGTGGTGTTAACGAAGAAACCGCGAAGAAACTGGTGCAGATCGGTGAAACCGCTCGTAACCTGAAAGGTCATGGTTTGGATGAAGGTATCTCTACTCGTTTGATGGTTTATGCCGCGACATTGATCAACAAAGGCATCGACCCGGTTGAAGCTTGTAAGATGGCATTGGTGCGTCCGATTACCGATGATGCGGATATTCGCGAAACGCTAGATAACGCCATCACCCTAATCTTCGGCTAA
- a CDS encoding ribulose-bisphosphate carboxylase, protein MDQSNRYADLALQEDKLIADDNHLLVAYRLKPATGYGFLEVAAHVAAESSTGTNVEVSTTDDFTRGVDALVYEIDEAAFGDKGGLMKIAYPVDLFDPNLIDGHYNVSHMWSLILGNNQGMGDHVGLRMLDFYVPEKMIKRFDGPATDISDLWKVLGRPEKDGGYIAGTIIKPKLGLRPEPFAKACYDFWLGGDFIKNDEPQANQDFCPMETVIPMVAETMDRAQQATGQAKLFSANVTADFHGEMIKRGDYILEQFAKYGNEKHVAFLVDGFVTGPAGVTTCRRAFPDTYLHFHRAGHGALTSYKSPMGMDPLCYMKLARLMGASGIHTGTMGYGKMEGHGDERVLAYMLERDECQGTYFYQKWHGMKPTTPIISGGMNALRLPGFFENLGHGNVINTCGGGSFGHIDSPAAGGLSLGQAYDCWKTGADPIEYAKEHPEFARAFESFPHDADKIFPEWREKLGVHK, encoded by the coding sequence ATGGATCAGTCGAATCGTTACGCTGACTTAGCGCTACAAGAAGACAAGCTTATCGCTGATGATAACCACCTACTTGTTGCATACCGCCTAAAACCAGCTACTGGTTACGGATTTCTAGAAGTTGCTGCTCACGTTGCAGCGGAATCTTCAACAGGTACTAACGTAGAAGTTTCTACTACTGATGATTTCACACGTGGTGTTGACGCACTGGTTTATGAAATCGACGAAGCGGCCTTTGGTGACAAAGGTGGTCTGATGAAGATCGCTTACCCTGTTGACCTATTCGATCCTAACTTGATCGATGGTCACTACAACGTTTCTCACATGTGGTCTTTGATCCTAGGTAACAACCAGGGTATGGGTGATCACGTTGGTCTACGTATGTTGGACTTCTACGTTCCTGAGAAAATGATCAAGCGTTTCGACGGTCCAGCTACTGACATTTCTGACCTATGGAAAGTGCTAGGCCGTCCAGAAAAAGACGGTGGTTACATCGCTGGTACTATCATCAAGCCTAAACTAGGTCTACGTCCTGAGCCATTTGCGAAAGCTTGTTATGACTTCTGGCTAGGTGGTGATTTCATCAAGAACGATGAGCCTCAAGCTAACCAGGATTTCTGCCCAATGGAAACTGTTATTCCTATGGTTGCTGAAACTATGGATCGCGCGCAGCAAGCGACTGGTCAGGCTAAATTGTTCTCTGCGAACGTGACAGCTGACTTCCACGGTGAAATGATCAAGCGTGGTGACTACATCCTGGAACAGTTCGCTAAGTACGGTAACGAAAAGCACGTTGCTTTCCTTGTTGACGGTTTCGTAACCGGTCCTGCTGGTGTAACAACATGTCGTCGTGCATTCCCAGATACTTACCTACACTTCCACCGCGCAGGTCACGGTGCTTTGACTTCTTATAAGTCACCTATGGGTATGGATCCACTATGTTACATGAAGCTTGCTCGTTTGATGGGTGCTTCTGGTATCCACACTGGTACTATGGGTTACGGTAAGATGGAAGGCCACGGTGATGAGCGCGTACTAGCTTACATGCTTGAGCGTGATGAGTGTCAAGGTACTTACTTCTACCAGAAGTGGCACGGTATGAAGCCGACTACGCCAATCATCTCTGGTGGTATGAACGCGCTACGTCTACCTGGTTTCTTCGAGAACCTAGGTCACGGTAACGTAATCAACACTTGTGGTGGTGGTTCATTCGGTCACATCGACAGCCCAGCGGCTGGTGGTCTATCTCTAGGTCAGGCATACGACTGCTGGAAGACTGGTGCAGACCCAATCGAATACGCGAAAGAGCACCCAGAATTTGCTCGCGCATTCGAGTCTTTCCCACACGATGCGGACAAGATCTTCCCAGAGTGGCGCGAGAAACTAGGTGTACACAAGTAA
- a CDS encoding LysR family transcriptional regulator gives MQITLRQLKVFIKVSELLSYTKAAEQLYMSQPAVSKQVKHLEEQVGMALFEQVGKKIFLTEAGQELKKYAEAILNQVAEAKAHLIEMRGGYSGSLKVAVATTASSFAIDMLGQFRQLYPEVDIEFEVSNRQTLLQNLENNLVDFVIMGVPPENHQFQAEPFMDNPLVFIAPNNHKLVGRKVNIEELSKEPLVVREEGSGTRQAMEKFFQSKHCSFNIGTLFNSNDSIKSAVISGLGVGLVSVHTIQSELEYNKLVILDVEGAPIKRSWYLVQHKDKRLSLIAETFQKFILENAVLK, from the coding sequence ATGCAAATCACTTTGCGCCAATTAAAAGTGTTTATTAAGGTGTCGGAATTGCTCAGTTACACCAAGGCTGCCGAGCAGCTATATATGAGTCAGCCGGCGGTTTCCAAGCAGGTCAAGCATCTTGAAGAGCAAGTCGGCATGGCTCTGTTCGAGCAGGTCGGTAAAAAGATATTCCTGACCGAAGCCGGACAGGAGTTGAAAAAGTATGCCGAGGCGATACTTAACCAAGTGGCTGAAGCCAAAGCGCATTTGATTGAGATGCGCGGAGGCTATAGTGGTAGCTTAAAGGTCGCGGTTGCCACCACCGCCAGTTCTTTTGCCATTGATATGCTCGGCCAGTTCCGACAGCTGTACCCTGAGGTGGATATCGAATTCGAGGTGAGCAACCGTCAAACGCTGCTGCAAAACCTGGAAAACAATCTGGTCGATTTTGTCATTATGGGGGTTCCGCCTGAAAACCATCAATTCCAGGCGGAACCTTTTATGGATAACCCTTTGGTTTTTATTGCGCCAAACAATCATAAGCTGGTCGGTCGCAAGGTGAACATTGAAGAGCTTAGTAAAGAGCCCTTGGTGGTTCGAGAAGAAGGTTCGGGAACCCGTCAGGCGATGGAGAAGTTTTTTCAGAGCAAGCATTGCAGCTTCAATATCGGTACTTTGTTTAATTCCAACGATTCAATCAAAAGTGCGGTGATTTCCGGGCTGGGAGTGGGGCTGGTTTCAGTGCATACCATTCAGTCTGAACTGGAATACAATAAATTGGTTATACTGGATGTGGAAGGTGCGCCGATCAAACGCTCTTGGTATCTGGTGCAACACAAAGATAAGCGTCTATCTTTGATTGCTGAAACTTTTCAGAAGTTTATTTTGGAAAATGCCGTTTTAAAATAA
- a CDS encoding cryptochrome/photolyase family protein gives MTTLVWLQRELRIDELPALQSALENDGSVIVAYFHDDRFQVGQANSAWLAQSLLTLKQDYERRGGELWLVAGDFSSSLDELIERFAIKQINYSYQVGEPFVAMQQIALQVCQKHQIALQPFYSEFLFQPEQMLNLQNKPYLVFTPFYKSLSKKRFQITPLSATQKDLSATANIAVPKNHAVLPESLQRLLDQPWAQKVMAHWSVGEKQAWQHAEQFIANHLESYLEERDFPSIAATSCLSAPLHFGELTLKSLYFYMLVRIENGQLNEEFAMGWFRQLVWKEFARHLLYWFPQLQTEPFQTKYAQMQWDQRADIMMRWQQGLTGIPIIDAGMRELWQTGVMHNRVRMLVASLLTKNLNQHWLAGKQWFDDTLVDADPANNIMGWQWVAGCGVDAAPYYRLFNPVTQSLKFDAKGRYLRKWLPELAALSDKAIHEPWNHAMECQMKGITLGEQYPHPMVDLQQSRKQHLERVELLKQINATS, from the coding sequence ATGACCACTCTGGTTTGGCTGCAAAGAGAGTTACGCATTGATGAGTTACCGGCTTTACAGTCGGCGTTGGAAAACGATGGCTCGGTCATCGTCGCGTATTTTCATGATGATAGGTTTCAGGTTGGGCAAGCCAATAGCGCTTGGCTGGCACAGAGTTTACTGACGCTTAAACAAGACTATGAAAGACGCGGCGGTGAGCTTTGGCTGGTGGCAGGGGATTTTTCTTCCTCTTTAGATGAACTGATTGAGCGGTTTGCTATCAAGCAGATCAACTACTCCTATCAGGTAGGCGAGCCTTTTGTTGCCATGCAGCAGATTGCCTTGCAGGTCTGTCAGAAACACCAAATAGCCTTGCAACCGTTTTATTCCGAGTTTCTGTTTCAGCCCGAGCAAATGCTCAATTTGCAAAATAAACCCTATCTGGTCTTCACACCTTTTTATAAGTCGCTGAGTAAAAAGCGATTCCAGATCACCCCTTTGTCAGCGACCCAAAAAGATCTGTCGGCAACGGCCAACATTGCGGTGCCGAAAAATCATGCGGTCTTGCCTGAATCCTTACAGCGTTTGTTGGATCAGCCGTGGGCGCAAAAAGTGATGGCGCATTGGTCGGTTGGGGAAAAACAGGCATGGCAGCATGCCGAGCAATTTATTGCCAATCACTTAGAAAGCTATCTTGAAGAACGTGATTTTCCTTCGATTGCGGCGACCAGTTGTTTATCGGCGCCTTTACATTTTGGTGAATTAACCCTAAAGAGCCTCTATTTTTATATGCTGGTGCGCATTGAAAACGGTCAATTAAACGAAGAGTTTGCGATGGGTTGGTTTAGGCAGTTGGTCTGGAAGGAGTTTGCCAGACATCTGCTTTATTGGTTTCCACAGTTGCAAACCGAACCGTTTCAAACCAAATACGCGCAAATGCAGTGGGATCAGCGGGCCGATATTATGATGCGCTGGCAGCAAGGCTTAACCGGTATTCCGATTATCGATGCGGGTATGCGTGAGCTTTGGCAAACGGGCGTGATGCATAATAGGGTGCGTATGCTGGTTGCCTCTTTATTGACCAAAAACCTAAATCAGCATTGGTTGGCCGGTAAACAATGGTTTGATGATACCCTGGTCGATGCCGATCCGGCCAATAATATTATGGGGTGGCAGTGGGTCGCTGGTTGCGGTGTTGATGCCGCACCTTATTACCGCTTATTCAACCCGGTGACACAAAGCCTCAAGTTCGATGCTAAAGGGCGCTATCTGCGTAAATGGTTGCCGGAATTGGCGGCCTTGAGTGATAAGGCGATTCATGAACCTTGGAATCATGCCATGGAGTGTCAGATGAAAGGCATAACCTTGGGAGAGCAATATCCTCACCCGATGGTCGACTTGCAGCAGAGTCGCAAACAGCATTTAGAGCGCGTTGAGCTGCTCAAGCAAATCAACGCAACTTCTTAA
- a CDS encoding YbgA family protein, whose product MEFPRIKIAVSDCLRGTECRYNGGHAQDDFVNKQLAKYADFYPFCPEAAVIGTPRETVRLVGIGNEVHVVAPKSNTDYTEGLQAYNDKIIPKFVDKQLDGAIVKSRSPSCGLERIKVYQPSGEWHGSKDPMRAGLFTNDLVTAMPHLAVEEEGRLSDAWLRENFMLQAFTSARWREFLNKEPSVAKLQAFHRDHKYLLLSKNEEIYRRLGALVATTRKHNLDECLAQYQEDLFALLSYRTKKGHMRNTLDHIYGYFKNEITEAEKTHYHETVEEFMQGIVPLIAVIKVLEQFLKHYGSEYLETQVFFHPYPADLALRSKITAYR is encoded by the coding sequence ATGGAATTTCCTCGTATTAAAATCGCTGTTTCCGACTGCTTACGCGGTACAGAGTGTCGCTATAACGGCGGCCATGCTCAGGATGATTTTGTCAATAAACAACTGGCCAAATACGCCGACTTCTATCCTTTCTGCCCGGAAGCGGCGGTAATCGGCACGCCACGAGAAACGGTGCGCCTGGTTGGCATAGGCAATGAAGTGCATGTGGTCGCCCCCAAATCGAACACAGACTATACAGAAGGCCTGCAAGCCTATAACGATAAAATCATCCCCAAATTTGTCGACAAGCAACTGGATGGTGCGATTGTAAAGTCTCGTTCACCAAGCTGTGGTTTGGAGCGCATCAAGGTCTATCAGCCCAGTGGAGAATGGCACGGCTCAAAAGACCCGATGCGCGCCGGACTATTCACCAATGACTTGGTGACCGCCATGCCGCATTTGGCCGTCGAGGAAGAAGGACGTTTGAGCGATGCCTGGCTAAGAGAGAATTTTATGCTACAAGCTTTTACTTCGGCTCGCTGGCGCGAATTCCTTAATAAGGAGCCAAGCGTTGCCAAGTTGCAGGCATTTCATCGCGACCACAAATATCTGCTACTTTCCAAAAATGAAGAAATCTATCGCCGCCTAGGTGCTTTGGTGGCGACGACGCGCAAACACAATTTGGATGAATGCCTTGCTCAATATCAAGAGGATCTGTTTGCACTGTTATCCTACCGCACAAAAAAAGGCCACATGCGCAATACACTTGACCATATCTACGGTTATTTCAAAAACGAGATTACCGAGGCGGAAAAAACCCACTACCATGAAACGGTGGAAGAATTTATGCAAGGCATCGTTCCGTTGATTGCAGTAATCAAGGTATTGGAGCAATTTTTAAAACATTACGGTTCCGAATACCTCGAAACCCAAGTGTTTTTCCATCCTTACCCGGCGGATTTGGCATTGCGTTCCAAAATCACCGCTTACCGTTAA